The genomic window tttctcccccttgaaatatggcatgaactttactaccATAATTTTGATAACTATTTAGAAAGTCTATAaatgaggagacacttataacttactttattcacatgattgtgtcatgtaaacaaagttatttcttgatccgttcaggagtacactttccttaattcACTTTAAAAACTCAACGAAGTCTTTCATTAGcggtacttttgcaagtcacacttgcatcttttcttatcttttggttagtattgaccatgactatgcatttctattgtgccaaggtcaatactaggacaacataagagctacccaaacatctctcgctatgcgggatataAAACATGTGAATCATTACAAAACTTCTCCCGTCATACaagattgactagcataagtactatgccaaaacttctccccatgcgggatagatctatacgaaaacttagtcatgacgactaaaacttcgcttatacttcattttccaattaaaccttcccattggttccaatttaattagaaaattagtaaactaacaaaaaattaTCCTGAACTGGCTTCACTTAAGCCTTTCCATTCATATACCCCAGCATTGTAACCCGTTGGCATACAACCGAGTGATCTCGGTTAATATAAAATATCCAATATGCTTctacatcaattctacatcaccgttgggtaaaaaatagaattaatgcataaaaactcataaattaacttgaaatccatataactactcttcaaaattaaattctcccgttgattcgaatttaattagaagataatcaacataaTTGCAGTGGAAACTTAATAatgaaatacattcttttagtttaGGAGCATTTCTAGGTCCTTATCAACTCTCTGAAAAATTcaccacgttggtgtaaaatttttcagagatttaaacttcaaacttaaattcgttataatattgtcatcatcaacgtgGTCAGAAAATGAAAATACCATAATCTTAAAGAAAATTTTCATGTTTTCGCcgcaaagtttaatgtttattatctcCAGTTGGTTCGGatttaattggaagataataaacattaaactttgccGCGAAAACATGAAAATtttctttatctacttttcagaagcatttcacTTTACTCATCTATTCtatgaaaaaattatcccgttggttcaaattttgacagagatttaacaTTAAAACTTGATTAAAGTTCTTCAAAAATTTGCttatgaaaataataaaacaaaacgaaGAAATGTCACTGTGCCTATTGGGCTGAAAAAGCATTCATGCTCTGCGTGCCGTCACAGCCCAGCACGAAACCATGGTCCAGCAGCCACGCGCACCGCGCtgtccccgcgcccaggccgcaacctaggcccgGGCCAGGAATTCGGCCCACACGTGCGCGCCCCGCACCGCTCCGCCTAGGCCGTAAGCTGGCCCGGTCATCATCGCCCGTCCGTTTCGATCGGACGGTCGAGCGCGCCGTAGGGAGAACAAAACCCCGCCCTCCCCGGCCTGCCTCCCCAAACCCTAGAATCGGTCATTCTTCCCCTTTTGACTCTCTCTCGTCGAGCGGCAAtagcggcggcggccacggtGGCCGGCGGCGCCGGTGAGGAGAAACTCCGCCGGAGCAGATCCGGCAGCTCTCCTCTACTTCTTTCTTGCTCCCCTTCTCTTCTGTCCTAAGAGCGCCCCGATGGAGCGACGGTGGAGCAGCAGCCGCCCGCGGCGGCCAGAGAAGATGGTGGCACCGTCGCGCGTCCCTTCGCCTGTGCGCGCGTTCACCCGAGAGTGAGCGCGCTGCCGTCGAAGGGTTGTGCTGCGGTGCCCTTGACCCCGAAGCCCGAGGCGTAGGGCGCTCGGTGGCGTGACCTCCCGGCCGGCGGCTTGGGTGGTTCTTCCCGCGCGACATCGGAATAACGCCGGCGGTGGTGAAGCGACAGGTGAGCCCCAGGTAGGCCCCTGTCCCGTTTGTCCTTGCTTCTCtctctagggttaggtcttagggttcggtcAAACCCTAACCGGCCAAATCCAAACCTGTTGTTCATCTTCTTTCTGAAATCGTTCTTCTTTTCTACCCCAACACGTGATCTACACACTAGATggcctggctctgataccattgataggatCATTGTACCTCTAGAATCGTAGATCAGAGGATAAACTGCTCTTAGATGGGAAACTGTTGATGTACCTCGCCCTAGGGCAATTGCGGTCGTGGTGCCGCAACGATGTAGCCTCTGTTGTCGTAGCAGCGTAGGCGTggtggtggcgatgcagaggcgacaGTGAGGTCGGTgtcggcttcccgtcgctggcagcaccttaTCTCTGGATCGGTTCGCGTTAGGGAATAGTCGGTGGGGTGCCTGGTAGCTCAGGAGAACCTCGTGTAgtgtgccccggcccccacctttcttttTTGGTGCTGTGTGACGGAGGACCACGAACCATGAAGCggttgggcacccccgatcagaacgtggatccaagggcccaactgggccaattggtggagatcataaCTAACACTCAAAGCACACCAGACTGTTTTGTTTACTGAACTTCTGATTTCTGAAGCAACGCGAGGTGGTAGTGACGAAAGCAAATGCTTCAGAATATGTTTTCTGAAGGTTCAAATGGGAGGCTTCAGATTAACAGCATCTGTCCGTGTATTCAAAAGCACCAACCTATTGTTAACTGAAGCAAAGCGAGGTAGCAGTGCCTGAAAGCAAAGTGAGGCACGTGAGGCATGCGTGAAAATGGGAAAAGCGTGAAGAAAAATCTCACTTAGGCCATTGATAATACTGTTCTACAAGcgtgtatatatacacacacaataACCAAGTTTATTATTAATGTACATGTACATACACTCGCACATCACCGGGCATATACCTTCCCCGGCTTAGGGTAGCTGTTTTCCTCGTTTGTTGCAGAAGGTGATAGTGATTTGTAGGTGTAGCCGCCACCGACCTTGATTCCGGACAGAATGCAGAGGCAGCTGAGCATCTCTTCGATGCCCAAGCTACTGCCGGAGGAAGGCGCCAtcggtgacgacgacgacgtcgagGCGAAGCCCGAGAAGGCGCCGGCCCCGCGGTCGTCGGGGAAGGAGCGGTCCGTGCACCTCATACCGCTCATCGTCGTGCTCTGCTTCCTCCTGCTCTTCCTCTGCTCCCACGACCCCTCTCCTTCTGGTACGTGCGCGCGTGTATTTATTTTTTTCTACATACATGTGCTTTTCATGTGTGTTCATGTTTCATCTTTGTTCACAATCTGTTGTTTTTGGTCTTCAGATATGTCGAGTTTTGGGAAGAAGGCTGGGAGCGCGAAGGTCAGGTTGCTCTGATCGTGGGAGACGACTGAACAAATTAACGATGCAGCAACAACATTTGAGATATTTGCTTTTATTTCCAGTTTCCCTCTTcatacaaatcatgtatttgatattttcttctcaaaTACGAAACATAAACACGGATCTCTATGGAGCTTGTCCATGCCAGTAAATAAATGCAAAAGCACAATGGTAGTATCAGAAGTTCAGAAATCTGATCGTCTGATAACATTCAGTTCTGTTCTGTGGCTTTCGTTTGCCCTGCCCTTGCCATACTCAttgacaactttttttttttgaagagccATCGGCAAGAAGCCAGGCATGTTCTTGGCTAGAGAAGATACTCATTGACAACTGTGGGTACCTCCAAAGAAAACATGAAAATGGCAACACATGTAAATGTAGCCATCCTAATCTTTGCAAGCGTCGGCGCCTGGTGCTTTGTGTGGCACGGTGGCCCAACTTTGCCTACCATTTTCAGGCATTATCGTCGCTGCAAGCGCTAGCTATACACGACAGGTGGCCACACGCTGTTGCAGAATCCTATCTTTTGGCTGAAAAGGTAAAGAAACGCAGAACGAAAATAACGAGCTGGGCGCCGGGCTTATCGTTACCGGACTCGGCAAGCTACCAGATTTCAGAAAATGAACATGGGCATTCCTGCAGTGTCTTAAGTTCCAACTTTCCAGGCTCAGTGGCATGATACTCCAAATACGAGATTGATCATTTTTTTCTTTGATACCATGGTCTTTTTTTTTAAACTACAACATCCAAACAGGCAGGCCAACTGTCCAAATTATTCAGTCAGGTTCCAGAATGCTGCTGCTTCAGGAACGCAAATGTGCAGCCTCCGGATGAAATACTGCTGCTTCAAGGAGCGCAAATGTGCAGCCTCCATACTGCAGCTCCCTCGTTAACAGCCATAATAATCTCTCAAACAGAAGCAATTACCAGGAAACAATAGATGGAGAAACAACAGCACAACTGCAGAAGCATTAAATTTCATTTTCACACTGCCGAGTAATAATGATTAATTGATAAAAACGTACCAGGTACAAATTGCAAACTCCTTTGGGTCCCAATAATTTTCAACCTTCAAAGAGGTTTCAATCTGAAGATGGCAACCACAACACCAAGGAATGAGTTCAATGGCTACCTCATTTCATGTCTATTTACATTACATGCATGTATGGAGCAAAACTGTATCACTTATATTACCAAACCCTGCGCAGCTTCTGGCTTTTTAGGAACATCAGCTGGTGGAGAGGCCTCGCTGGGCTCCTCATCTGTAACAGCAGGGACAGTCACCGTAGAGATGGGAATTTCTTCAGGGGTTTCAGCAACATGTATCTTCATGAATTCGCTGTCCAATTCCCTGTGTGTTGCAGGGATCTCTGAGATGTTTGCTTGTGCAGGCCCGGCCTCAGCATTCTTGTGCTCCTGCTCAACTGCTATCTTCTCCTTAGCCTTTGCACCGACATCGTTGGCTGCACTGGTGACCTTGCTGAAAGCACCAGTTACCCATGCTGCTCCGGTGAGGACATACCTGTTCTTCATGATAGCAGATCCGGCAGTCGAGACACTCTGTTCAGCAGCTGCCAGTGCTGACTTTGTCTTCTCAGAGACTTGGTATTTCTGATCCATTTCCTTCACTTTATCATTTACAACTGAAGTACCAACACTGATCTTCTCACTTAGGCCGATTCTCTTGTCAAAGGAAGATACTCTAGCTGTGGCAGTTGACGTGAGTTGATGCTTCTCATCCAAAGCTTTTGCTTTGTCCAGTGCATCCCTACCAAGGATAAATCCCTTTGCCAGCATGGTCCCAACAATGTCCTCAGCCTTTTGAAGGGCAGAAGGTTTTGTGTCTTTGGGCTGGAGGTGAAAATAATGTTACAAAGCTGTACAGTAACTACAGCAATACCATGTTGTAATTTGTAAATGGTATGGCTCTAATCATACCTCAAGAGCAGCTAAAACAGAAGCTGGTAGCTCATAGTCATTGGCTGGCGTGACAATTACAGCCATATCAACTATTGTGGCCCCCTTTGATAGCAATCAAAGCATATGTTAGAATTTGCCTGATGTCTATTTGCAAACAAACTTCTCATTGACATCAAAGACAGCTTGGCTTTCAAGCTACAGGCCTACAGCTAATAGGTCAAGGTAGACACAATGTTGAAAAAATAGATGGAACATTTGGCTACGTAAAAGGCAACATTCAATGAGCAGGCAAAGATATCACATGAAACAACCAATGAAAGAGGGATACAGTCTTTGGTTGGGACTTAAGAATATCATGGCAACAAATTGCAGTACAATGGCACACTGATAAAATTCAGATGATTACCCCATTAAGTGCGATAAAAAATGCATACCATACTTTCATGATAATACAGCCAGCAAATCATCAATCCATGAAAATACACAAAAATTCTGAGGCCTCCAAAACTTTCAGATGAGACAAGAAATACCGTGAGAAGCATTGCCGTCTCAGCTCCTTGATTGTCTTTAAAAGTAATGTAGGCAACTTGAGAAAGCCCATCGCCACTGCATAGCACTATATAGTTAAACACATGTTATAGCACAAGGTGAAAAATAGGCACCATATATATGGTACTAACCTCTGCATTTCAACATGCACAATGTCGCCAGAAAAGGAAAAGAATTCCTTTATATCACGCTGTGCTGCTTTCAGTGATACATTGCTCACCTTCACGGTACTAAGCGTGCTTGTCTACAAAAGTTAAATGGCAGAAAATGAACAGCTAATAAGTGGTATTGTGGATCTATGGGGCCATAGAAAATAAGAGAATAATCCACCCCAACAGGCCTTCCTTTAGTATAattagaaaagaaagaaagaagataaaaTGGAAAAATCAGTTAGACACTAGCACAGATGCATTAAGTTAACACATACTAGCATACCCCATAAGTATGAACTTATTCATATAATACACAGCATCAACATGGATCTCTGCTTCACGCATAGAAAATCATTTCATTTAAGTTAACTACAATTGACGGATGGCATAGTCCGGCCTTTTTCTCATGAATATCATATGACGATATATTGGATGGCTAAAAATAGTCAGGTACAGCCATGCACATTATCAATCATGCCCCCTCTTCTGATTTGAGTGCTAATATAGGTCTTTATTTCCATTGTTAAAATaagaaatgcacttcagtaaAAGATTTTCATGTTCTCATATCCATACATGTTTCTCGTGTGtgcgtttgtgtgtgtgtgtgtgttgcagGTGGTGGGGAGACAAATATGTATCCTTGATTATTCTTTTTTTTGTCGCATTCATTAAACTTTACCTACTGCACTTACTAGACAATGACATATCAATAGCACATTAAACCTCCACAAATTAAATACTGCATATCAACTTAATAGAAGCACTTGTGCCAACTTTGCTTAGAAGGTTATACCCATTTTATGTATACAGAGGTAAGCTTGATATTCAACTGAGTTTGTTTTTTTTCCTCGCTTTCTTGATACCTCTTAAAAGGCATTGAGGAAAAAAAAAGTAATAAAGTGGGAGTTAAACCACACACACCATAAATCTTTGAGCATAAGCAAGCCCAAGATACTTTAACTAAACACTACAAGGTAGACAAATCAAGCACAAACAGTGATATGACATATGACCAAGCACTTCAAATCATCAACAGATATTTATGACTCCAAACACCACATTTCGAGGACTTGACAAGGTACAATGTCTACAAAAATAAACGAGATTTGACTATAACCAACAACCATCCTGCATGTCAATTTCGCAGTTCCACAGACGCTCTAGTTTCCCCCTTTCGCTTCTTGCCAATAGTTCCCCCGTTTCTTTGCTACTTGGACAGGCTGGGGAGATGCGGCTAGCACTGGAGCATAATCCACAAGTCGAAACCTGCCCCCAAGCTCTCCGCCTCCGAAAACGAAATAAAAAAAACGgcgagcaggtgcctccggatcggAAATGCCACGGCACACAAGCTCGCGAAAGAGACGAGTAATCAATAGGTAAGCAAGGAGAGGGGAGACCCAGTGCTCACCGCCATGGCTTCCGCGGCGCGATGCCGAGATCTCGAACCCTAAAACCGCTGACTTGAATCGGAGAGCGGGGAGTAGAGAGTCCAAACTGGAACGGCCGTGTCCAGTGGGCGGGGTTTATAGAGGTCCGAGCGCGGAGGCGGAGCACGCGGCGCGGCGGTGCCATCGAGACGACGTGGGGCGGTGACGTGGCGACGTGTGGGGCACGCCCGAACTGGGCCCCACGCCCTTTCGGCTTTTACATTGGGGTCCGGTCCAAGTCCATGGGGGCTCTTGCGATCTGACCTGACTTGTCGCTGCGAATCCGATGTGGGTCCGGGTCGTCGCCACGGAGATCCGACCCGCGTCAGGTGGGCCTCGGTAATTCATGGGCTGAAATATGCCTCGTAGCTCCTTAGGCCCATATGACCGGTACGGATTAACGCAAATAACACGCTGTTCTTGTTCTTTTATTTTGATGGGATAAGATAGTAATAAATGAATAATACCACATGGACTGGTGGGATTGAAGAACAGAAACGGGGAGTAAATAAAATATACGAGGTACCCTGAAGAATAGAAACGCCGTGCGCGGCATGCGCACATTAGGGCAGtcccaacaaaaaaaaaactgacgTGGTTTTCATAGCACAAGAAATCATCTATAGAAACGACCTTCCACAGTGGAGATGtctttgtgtaataattattttctctatgtctttgtgtaataattattttctctttctctcccaactctatcttttttTCTCCAATGGGAGTGTGGCACGGAAActagtggtttctccccaatgacgaTTTTACATTGgctcaagagaagacctgatttcttcatgaggaaacaATTTCTAGGaattttgctctctttcttcattagtTACGTTGtcatgtcagcattttgcctacgtggtaagttatttaatgaggatagaaaccatcatcaatacaccattgggacgggcaatcccaatgaaagaaactagtagtttctataacataggataccgtacCAAAAAAATattgctttccaacccatggtttctatgagtaataattattttctctttctctctcccaactctatcttcttcctccaatgggagtgcggcacgagcccgctagaaactggtggtttctccccaatggcgatttcatagtttcttggtgcattgggtcaagagaagacattatttcttcatgaggaaacaatttctatgatttttactctctttcttcattaattacgttgccatgtcaacgTTTTGTCTATATGACAAGTCATTTAATAAGGATAGAAACCGCCATCAATACACCATTGAGACTGCCCTTAGCATCGAAAAAATTAACTAGACAGCGCCAGGGACCAATCTCAAGGTGGCCTGCGTCCTTACCATATCTCCCAACGGGAAATATGGACGTCTCATCAATTTTTGGCGAAGGGCACGCTTTCGAGCGGCCCTACCAATGTTTGATCAAAATGTTCGCGACTCATATGCTAGGCAGAACATAACCTTTTTCGGTACCAACGGTGAACAAAGTTTCCAAATTCCAAGTAAAATAACGGTAACTAAAATACGGTGAACAAAGTTTCCAAATTCCAAGTAAAATAACGGTAACTAAAAGTCTAAAATACCTATATTTATAGAGCTGTGTTACTGTGCGTCATTAATTGTATTTAAGAGCTGTTTAGTACTTTTACTCCCTAATGGAACGTGCGAGTCACGAAAACGCCTTCCTGGGGTCGCCGCAGCCCCTCTGCTGCTCCAAACCGGCAGAAGGTGCGCGAGAGATATCCTCGTCGCTCGCCTCGCCGCCGTTGGTTTTCCCAGTGGTTGCTGGCGCCCGCTTGCCAGGGCCATGCCCCTGGGAGTGCGAGCAGTACGCTTGTTTTCCGTGTCCCCGTCTTCCCGATGAAGCAAGCCAACGCGTCCCCGACGGCCGTGTGACCAAATCGCCATCTGATAATCGGAGGTTTGGCACTACCTCTGATCAGTGCAGGCTGCAGCCCACACCAGGAGACAGCAGAGCGGAGGCCAGTGCCCAAGAAGGAGCAGGCCACAGGGTGCCTAATTCCTGTCTTTCTGATTCCTGATTCCTGATTCCTATAGTCTAAAGACCTGGACATTGTGTGCATAATTAAGCTTCTATGCTATTTTGAGCAACTACGAGCAGTAGAGAGAAATTTTGGTTTACCTTTTTCTGTTTCTGTTCTTTCTTGGTGTTGTGATTAGTACCTGAAGGTCCAAATAGCTCAGTATAGAACAGGTTTTCTATGCAGAGAAGGAATCTGGAATTTCGTTGCAAAGAAAAAGAATGATTCACGTTGGGAAGCTGCTGGATTGTTCCTTTCGTGTACAAGGAGGGATCTGCGGGGGGCCGTGTGCCTCCGCGCCAGAGCCTGTGCCGGCGAACCGCGCttggccggggggggggggggggggggggggggggggggggaggggggggtgtTGCCGCACCGTCCGCAAAAAGATGACGGAGAGAGCTGCAGGATACGATAAGAAGAGAGAGAGCGCACACCAGAGATGACGAGGAGCTCTTAAGATTGTGAAAATACTATGGTAACCTTTGGATTAAATTTAGAACCGGTTCCGGACCCACATATATCATAGGTTCCGGCCTACAAATTAAATTCCTCTATATTGGTTCTTCTTATTTTTTTAACCATTAGATCTATTCAAATGGATGGCTCTAGTTTTTTCCAAGCGCTATAAAATTTctcatatttatatatatatatagatataaacgATAACTAAAATAGTGTTATAGCCTAGGTCACCCCTACCAgtattatattatatatgttatatctatatctatacctaataataaaaagCAAAATTTCTGACTATTTTTTTCCATCTATTTTTTTCGTCCTTCTCTCCTAACTACCGGCAGTTAAAAGTTTCTTCTGTTTAGACTTATATGACCACCCTAGATAGTTATAACAAATATATCTCTCCGAATCTGAATAAACTGAATAGAAATAGGAATCCTAATTCAAATAGAAAATAAATTAGACAAAATCTTATTTTACTTTCTATATAGCAAAGCCttgttttgttttcctttttccgTCCGTCTTGAGTGTTTTTCTTTCTTCGTGCCCATCAGCACCTACGTACTttggaaaaaaatattttttttattcctAAACTACCCTTTTTCCATCGTCCATCGTTTTTGAGTTGCCGAATTCATTTATAATTCATTTATTGGTCCGTAAGATATCTTCGTTCTCCGTCCGTCATTATATAAGTGCTAAGCATGCACACATGCATGCCTGCCTTACGATGTCAGACCTGTTAGTCCCTAACGTATTACATGAGACAACGTCAACAAATCAGACTATTGTCTAAAAAAACTTAACACGTCCTACACCATGCCACGGTTTCCACCCAATTAAAAGTTAACTATTGCTTTATGTACACGAAAACAGATAGAATAGAAGAAGCATATATAATCAAACAAGCAAGATAATTTCATATGTGAATCTAATAGTAGACCGTGCATGGGTCGGCGACGGCATCGGAGCTGCTGAAGCGGCCGCCGGAGGTGCGGGTGACGGCGGCGCATGGGCCTTGGGACCAATCAATCTCCTGAGACCTACGTTACCCCGATACACCGAGATAGGGGCGTATCCCATATGGGATACTGATACGGATACAACAAGGATACGCGTTGGATACGTATTTGATTCGCCTTTGAGCTGGTAGCAATGGAGCAATATGGATATTTTAGTTTGCAAATGGAGCAATATGGAATTTGCAGATGAGTATTATACATGATTAGATTGTTAAGTTTGGCAGCCTGCAGTCTTAAAAAAAAGTTTTATGCATAAATAATTGATTCCCTTTTTTATTTCACCTCAGCCGTGGCAGTAGGGATACTATATAATTACCCGATGAAATTTTATAAATGATTAGGTCTATGTATAACTAAATTGCATTTGAGCTCATAAAGAATCCTGGCACCAAGATACTTTTATGGTTGGTTGGTGCCATAGTTTGCTATGTCTAATCTTAGGTAAACCGTGGTTGCTACACAAATATCCTGTTTGAAATAGCTTAAAAGtggttgttgacaccgttttttttttgcacgtgtcaaaatgatcagagtgggctaatcgacagaggaaagttactgtgtacgctaacagccgatgaaaatcagcttgtaaagatggttgccgatgaatggtggtgatcgatggaaaggtcgaTTTAGACTCGggtgttgccgataaggttggaaatgttattgtcgatgccgatgaaggaaggcttgaagactactgccgatgagacagggagtatgccgatggaaaggaggacggtgagatttccatcgtaattgaggcggacagggaaatatataggagttgatttccttttctatatttgttagagtatgattcatgtaagagtcacgtagatatgggcttggtgtcctagttgtgtttggttatgtctctttagatcaaggtataaatatagagtgaggggcaatgtaaaaaggtatatcaatcaatatcaaaactaatttttactcctatttgcatctacttacttttcggtgacttcatcaatttgcatatttttcctttttacgagttctcattgattcggcgagttgcatagcttcagcgcgaccttcggcgattctcgagttccgcgtgagtacctcttggccgtgacttccgggcgtatcgctgttgtcaggaccaaagtgctcgtatcttcatccttatcgattaacaggtcaaatcgactggcacgctttggatatcgattcgggtattagccctttgtgtttgtaggtccacttttgcatcaacatatcttttggcacgctcggtgggaccaatcaatccaatcaatatgttcaattccgagattaattcagagaacattatcgcggtatcagaagatcttaaggaagagcagaggcaagctatggaaaaggctgtagaagaatacaagcagctttgtctgaaatcgtttagcctgaacaagagtggacaagtcatccagaagcaagacttgccgttgcctcggcaggttacctttgactccaatcctggtaaacttcaagagatggttaattctgcagtaaatcatgctttgattaatcattccaatgtgctgtccaatactgttcataatgttgtggttcgaactctcaaaga from Miscanthus floridulus cultivar M001 chromosome 11, ASM1932011v1, whole genome shotgun sequence includes these protein-coding regions:
- the LOC136492906 gene encoding uncharacterized protein, with product MQRQLSISSMPKLLPEEGAIGDDDDVEAKPEKAPAPRSSGKERSVHLIPLIVVLCFLLLFLCSHDPSPSDMSSFGKKAGSAKVRLL
- the LOC136493582 gene encoding binding partner of ACD11 1-like, coding for MATSTLSTVKVSNVSLKAAQRDIKEFFSFSGDIVHVEMQSGDGLSQVAYITFKDNQGAETAMLLTGATIVDMAVIVTPANDYELPASVLAALEPKDTKPSALQKAEDIVGTMLAKGFILGRDALDKAKALDEKHQLTSTATARVSSFDKRIGLSEKISVGTSVVNDKVKEMDQKYQVSEKTKSALAAAEQSVSTAGSAIMKNRYVLTGAAWVTGAFSKVTSAANDVGAKAKEKIAVEQEHKNAEAGPAQANISEIPATHRELDSEFMKIHVAETPEEIPISTVTVPAVTDEEPSEASPPADVPKKPEAAQGLVI